One stretch of Agelaius phoeniceus isolate bAgePho1 chromosome 15, bAgePho1.hap1, whole genome shotgun sequence DNA includes these proteins:
- the LOC129126659 gene encoding protocadherin beta-15-like, with protein MALARQVLCVCALLGLPLARAEPIRYSVAEEAESGSLVGELAEDAGLTPAQLSARRARLVSEDGRQHFRLERASGRLVVAGRLDREELCAQSDTCMLPFELLLSNPLQFFRVEVTLQDINDHSPVFPEDRVSFRIPEMTEPGSRFSLEGAQDLDIGSNTVQEYSISPENEYFSVSYGSRSEDDKYIELVLKKPLDREEEAEMNFFLIAVDGGSPPRSGSTEVKIVILDVNDNAPKFTQEVYIGKVLENIPEGSVVLTVLATDPDAGVNGDISYTLSQAVGQSESAFVIDPITGEIKLTKPLDFEAAEHHEIRVRARDGGGLSAICKVLVEVVDVNDNAPELVVSSFSSPLPENTVPGTVVALFTVRDRDSGANGKISCGLQDQLFFSLRPAYKNYYELVTVSALDREETPQYVLSVTAADAGSPPLSTTQTFTVDISDVNDNAPVFNQTSYTMYVRENNVPTVFVGAVSAADADVGLNAKVTYSLAAEQGPERPWCSCISVNSETGHVFVLRPLDYEHLRQTEVTVSASDAGSPPLRANVSVRLVVLDENDNAPLVLYPAPESSPASSELVPVSAEAGYLISKVVAVDADSGQNSWLSYHLLRATDPGLFSVGLQSGEVRLRRPVTERDSVKQKLLVLVRDNGKPPLSATAALSALLLKDFSDVRLPHSSPATEDQAASLTTYLIIALVFVSLLFLITTAALVARRLCRRKELKAGHVLYAADTLQSGLADAAAAAGTLPRPYCYEISLTTGSGNSEFRFLKPILPSLLPQHCAVGQGPHEEQDFPAGPVSSEDMAPDSAGTLSAGQFNALSFD; from the coding sequence atGGCGCTCGCAAGGCAAgtgctttgtgtgtgtgctttgctGGGGCTGCCGCTCGCTCGCGCCGAGCCCATCCGCTACTCCGTAGCCGAGGAGGCCGAAAGCGGCTCCCTGGTGGGCGAGCTGGCGGAGGACGCGGGGCTGACGCCGGCGCAGCTCTCGGCTCGCCGCGCCCGCCTGGTCTCGGAGGACGGCCGGCAGCATTTTCGCCTCGAGCGCGCCTCCGGCCGCCTCGTCGTGGCGGGGAGGCTCGACCGGGAGGAGCTGTGCGCCCAGTCCGACACCTGCATGCTCCCCTtcgagctgctgctctccaaccCCCTGCAGTTCTTTCGGGTCGAGGTCACTCTCCAGGATATCAATGACCATTCCCCTGTTTTCCCAGAAGATCGAGTCAGTTTTCGGATCCCTGAAATGACAGAGCCAGGTTCTCGTTTCTCACTGGAGGGAGCACAAGACCTCGATATTGGCAGTAATACAGTCCAGGAGTACAGCATCTCTCCCGAGAACGAGTACTTTAGTGTCTCATATGGAAGTCGGAGTGAGGATGACAAATATATTGAGCTAGTCTTGAAAAAGCCACTAGATAGAGAGGAAGAGGCAGAGATGAACTTCTTTCTCATTGCTGTAGATGGGGGCTCTCCTCCCAGAAGTGGGTCAACAGAAGTGAAAATTGTTATTCTAGATGTAAATGACAATGCTCCCAAATTCACACAGGAGGTGTACATTGGAAAGGTGTTGGAGAACATTCCAGAAGGCTCTGTGGTTCTGACTGTGCTGGCAACTGATCCAGATGCAGGAGTCAATGGGGACATCTCCTATACACTCAGCCAGGCAGTGGGACAGAGTGAGTCAGCATTCGTCATTGATCCCATAACTGGTGAAATTAAACTCACAAAACCTCTGGACTTTGAGGCAGCAGAGCATCATGAAATCCGTGTAAGGGCCAGAGATGGTGGGGGCCTCTCAGCCATCTGCAAGGTGTTGGTGGAGGTGGTGGATGTGAATGACAATgccccagagctggtggtcAGTTCCTTCAGCAGTCCCCTCCCCGAGAACACAGTGCCCGGCACGGTGGTTGCCCTGTTTACGGTCAGGGACCGGGACTCTGGTGCCAACGGGAAGATCTCCTGTGGCCTGCAGGATCAGCTCTTCTTCTCCCTGCGGCCGGCCTATAAGAATTACTATGAGCTGGTGACAGTGAGCGCGCTGGACCGCGAGGAGACGCCTCAGTACGTCCTGAGTGTCACGGCAGCAGATGCGGGCTCGCCTCCTCTCAGCACCACGCAGACCTTCACCGTGGACATCTCCGACGTCAACGACAACGCCCCCGTCTTCAACCAGACCTCCTACACCATGTACGTGCGGGAGAACAACGTCCCCACGGTGTTTGTTGGGGCCGTGAGCGCTGCAGATGCTGACGTGGGGCTCAATGCCAAGGTGACCTattccctggcagcagagcaagggCCAGAGCGGCCCTGGTGCTCCTGCATCTCGGTGAACTCGGAGACGGGACACGTGTTTGTGCTGCGGCCCCTGGACTACGAGCACTTGAGGCAGACCGAGGTGACGGTCAGTGCCTCTGACGCGGGCTCTCCTCCCCTCCGAGCCAACGTCAGCGTCCGCCTTGTGGTGCTGGACGAGAACGACAACGCCCCGCTCGTGCTCTACCCGGCCCCCGAGAGCAGCCCGGCCTCCAGCGAGCTGGTGCCCGTGTCGGCTGAGGCGGGCTACCTCATCAGCAAAGTGGTGGCCGTCGATGCCGACTCGGGACAGAACTCCTGGCTCTCCTACCACCTGCTGAGGGCCACCGACCCAGGCCTGTTTTCCGTGGGCCTCCAAAGCGGCGAGGTGCGTCTCAGGAGGCCGGTGACAGAGAGAGACAGCGTCAAGCAGAAGCTCCTTGTGCTGGTCAGAGACAACGGCAAGCCCCCGCTCTCAGCCACGGCAGCTCTCAGCGCTCTCCTGCTCAAGGACTTCTCCGACGTGCGCCTCCCGCACAGCAGCCCGGCCACCGAGGATCAGGCCGCCTCCCTCACCACCTATTTAATCATTGCCTTGGTCTTtgtctccctcctcttcctcatcacCACCGCAGCGCTGGTGGCTCgcaggctgtgcaggaggaaggagctgaaggCTGGCCACGTGCTCTATGCTGCCGACACCTTGCAGAGCGGCCTGGCCGATGCAGCCGCTGCTGCAGGGACCCTGCCCCGCCCCTATTGCTACGAGATCAGCCTCACCACGGGCTCGGGCAACAGCGAGTTCAGATTCCTCAAGCccatcctgcccagcctgctcccacagcactgcgccgtgggccagggcccccatgAGGAACAGGATTTCCCTGCTGGCCCTGTCAGCAGCGAGGACATGGCCCCAGACAGTGCTGGCACTCTCTCTGCAGGACAGTTCAATGCTCTTTCCTTTGACTAG
- the LOC143695277 gene encoding protocadherin beta-15-like: protein MALARQVLCVCALLGLPLARAEPIRYSVAEEAESGSLVGELAEDAGLTPAQLSARRARLVSEDGRQHFRLERASGRLVVAGRLDREELCAQSDTCMLPFELLLSNPLQFFRVEVTLQDINDHSPVFREDRVSFRIPETSEPGSRFPLEVARDLDIGSNTVQEYNISPENKYVSVSYGTRNTGKKYLELVLEKPLDREEQAEMSFSVIAVDGGSPPRSGTTEVEIVILDVNDNAPIFTQDVYHGQVLENTSEGSVVLTVLASDPDAGVNGDISYQLNEVLSQSESAFVIDPITGEIKLRKTLDFEAAQMHELTVRATDGGGLSAICKVLVEVVDVNDNAPELVVSSFSSPLPENTVPGTVVALFTVRDRDSGANGKISCGLQDQLFFSLRPAYKNYYELVTVSALDREETPQYVLSVTAADAGSPPLSTTQTFTVDISDVNDNAPVFNQTSYTMYVRENNVPTVFVGAVSAADADVGLNAKVTYSLAAEQGPERPWCSCISVNSETGHVFVLRPLDYEHLRQTEVTVSASDAGSPPLRANVSVRLVVLDENDNAPLVLYPAPESSPASSELVPVSAEAGYLISKVVAVDADSGQNSWLSYHLLRATDPGLFSVGLQSGEVRLRRPVTERDSVKQKLLVLVRDNGKPPLSATAALSALLLKDFSDVRLPHSSPTTEDQAASLTTYLIIALVFVSLLFLITTAALVARRLCRRKELKAGHVLYAADTLQSGLADAAAAAGTLPRPYCYEISLTTGSGNSEFRFLKPILPSLLPQHCAVGQGPHEEQDFPAGPVSSEDMAPDSAGTLSAGQFNALSFD, encoded by the coding sequence atGGCGCTCGCAAGGCAAgtgctttgtgtgtgtgctttgctGGGGCTGCCGCTCGCTCGCGCCGAGCCCATCCGCTACTCCGTAGCCGAGGAGGCCGAAAGCGGCTCCCTGGTGGGCGAGCTGGCGGAGGACGCGGGGCTGACGCCGGCGCAGCTCTCGGCTCGCCGCGCCCGCCTGGTCTCGGAGGACGGCCGGCAGCATTTTCGCCTCGAGCGCGCCTCCGGCCGCCTCGTCGTGGCGGGGAGGCTCGACCGGGAGGAGCTGTGCGCCCAGTCCGACACCTGCATGCTCCCCTtcgagctgctgctctccaaccCCCTGCAGTTCTTTCGGGTCGAGGTCACTCTCCAGGATATCAATGACCATTCACCAGTTTTCCGAGAAGATCGAGTCAGTTTTAGGATCCCTGAAACGAGCGAGCCGGGTTCACGTTTCCCACTGGAAGTGGCTCGGGACCTCGACATTGGGagcaacacagtccaggagtaCAACATCTCTCCCGAGAACAAGTATGTCAGTGTCTCCTATGGGACTCGCAATACAGGCAAGAAGTATCTTGAACTTGTATTGGAAAAGCCACTAGacagagaggagcaggcagagatgaGTTTCAGTGTTATTGCAGTCGATGGAggctctcctccaaggagtggCACTACTGAAGTGGAAATTGTAATTCTAGATGTAAATGACAATGCTCCCATATTCACACAGGACGTGTACCATGGGCAGGTTTTGGAGAATACATCAGAAGGCTCTGTGGTGCTGACTGTGCTGGCAAGTGATCCGGATGCAGGAGTCAATGGGGACATCTCCTATCAACTCAATGAGGTGCTTAGTCAGAGTGAATCAGCATTTGTGATTGATCCCATAACTGGTGAAATTAAACTCCGAAAAACACTGGACTTCGAGGCAGCACAAATGCATGAGCTCACTGTAAGAGCCACAGATGGTGGGGGCCTCTCAGCCATCTGCAAGGTGTTAGTGGAGGTGGTGGATGTGAATGACAATgccccagagctggtggtcAGTTCCTTCAGCAGTCCCCTCCCCGAGAACACAGTGCCCGGCACGGTGGTTGCCCTGTTTACGGTCAGGGACCGGGACTCTGGTGCCAACGGGAAGATCTCCTGTGGCCTGCAGGATCAGCTCTTCTTCTCCCTGCGGCCGGCCTATAAGAATTACTATGAGCTGGTGACAGTGAGCGCGCTGGACCGCGAGGAGACGCCTCAGTACGTCCTGAGTGTCACGGCAGCAGATGCGGGCTCGCCTCCTCTCAGCACCACGCAGACCTTCACCGTGGACATCTCCGACGTCAACGACAACGCCCCCGTCTTCAACCAGACCTCCTACACCATGTACGTGCGGGAGAACAACGTCCCCACGGTGTTTGTTGGGGCCGTGAGCGCTGCAGATGCTGACGTGGGGCTCAATGCCAAGGTGACCTattccctggcagcagagcaagggCCAGAGCGGCCCTGGTGCTCCTGCATCTCGGTGAACTCGGAGACGGGACACGTGTTTGTGCTGCGGCCGCTGGACTACGAGCACTTGAGGCAGACCGAGGTGACGGTCAGTGCCTCTGACGCGGGCTCTCCTCCCCTCCGAGCCAACGTCAGCGTCCGCCTTGTGGTGCTGGACGAGAACGACAACGCCCCGCTCGTGCTCTACCCGGCCCCCGAGAGCAGCCCGGCCTCCAGCGAGCTGGTGCCCGTGTCGGCTGAGGCGGGCTACCTCATCAGCAAAGTGGTGGCCGTCGATGCCGACTCGGGACAGAACTCCTGGCTCTCCTACCACCTGCTGAGGGCCACCGACCCAGGCCTGTTTTCCGTGGGCCTCCAAAGCGGCGAGGTGCGTCTCAGGAGGCCGGTGACAGAGAGAGACAGCGTCAAGCAGAAGCTCCTTGTGCTGGTCAGAGACAACGGCAAGCCCCCGCTCTCAGCCACGGCAGCTCTCAGCGCTCTCCTGCTCAAGGACTTCTCCGACGTGCGCCTCCCGCACAGCAGCCCGACCACCGAGGATCAGGCTGCCTCCCTCACCACCTATTTAATCATTGCCTTGGTCTTtgtctccctcctcttcctcatcacCACCGCAGCGCTGGTGGCTCgcaggctgtgcaggaggaaggagctgaaggCTGGCCACGTGCTCTATGCTGCCGACACCTTGCAGAGCGGCCTGGCCGATGCAGCCGCTGCTGCAGGGACCCTGCCCCGCCCCTATTGCTACGAGATCAGCCTCACCACGGGCTCGGGCAACAGCGAGTTCAGATTCCTCAAGCccatcctgcccagcctgctcccacagcactgcgccgtgggccagggcccccatgAGGAACAGGATTTCCCTGCTGGCCCTGTCAGCAGCGAGGACATGGCCCCAGACAGTGCTGGCACTCTCTCTGCAGGACAGTTCAATGCTCTTTCCTTTGACTAG